A stretch of DNA from Gottschalkia acidurici 9a:
ACCTCACATTATCTATATTTTTCTATGTCACAAAACTTTTGGTGGTTATATAATTATACTACTTAACTAGAATATTTACCCATTAAAGAATTGAGCAATCAGATATAGCATAAGCTTCACTATAAAGACCTTATTTATCAATATATGAATTAACCTTATATATATAGCTAATAATAGAATAAATATTGCTAATATAAGGAGAGATGAGAAAAGGTGTATGTTCCTAAAAGAGTATTGTTTGAAGAAAAGGCCCTATCTTATGAGCTAGGAGCCGAATTATATAAATCTTTTAAAGAAAAAGGAGTAGTAACTCATATATTAAAAGGAAATAGAGTATCTGGAATTCCAGGAGATAGTCCTCAAAGTTTATATTCAGAAGGGAAAAGTACATTAGTAGTTAGAGTAAGAAAAAAAGGTGAATTTCAAACTTGTAAACCATCTGCACATTATCAGTTACCACTAGTATCAGGTTGTGCTGGAAAGTGTGAATACTGTTATTTGAATACTAGATTTGGAAACAAACCGTATATAACTGTATATGCTAATATAGATGAAATACTAGAAGAAACAAAAAAATATATAGAGGAAAGAAAACCACAAGTTACTATATTTGAAGGTGCAGCTACTTCTGATCCTATACCTTTAGAAGAATATACTGGAATGCTTGCTAAGACGATAGAATTTATAGGGAAGGAGGAATATGCTAAATTTAGATTTGTTACTAAGTTTGATACAATAGATAGTTTACTAGGTTTAAATCATAATGGAAAAACCACTATTAGATTCAGTATAAATACAGAAAGGGTAATAAAAACTTATGAACATGGAACTGTAGATTTATACAAAAGAATAGAGGCTTCTAAAAAAATTATAAGTAATGGATATAACCTAGGGTTCATAATAGGTCCAGTGATATTGTATGAAGGTTGGAAAAAAGAATATTTATTTATGCTACATGAACTAAGAAAAATTCTGAAAGGTTATGAAAGTGAGAAAATTCACTTTGAGGTAATATCACATAGATTTACTACAGCTGCAAAAAATAAGATAATCGAGATATTTCCTAAAACTACTTTACCTATGGTAGAAGAAGAAAGAAAATTCAAGTACGGACAATTTGGATATGGTAAGTATTTATATAAACAGGAGGAATTAAATGAAATGAAGGAGTTTTTTCAAAATAATATAAGCAGTCTTTTCCCAAGTAGTGAAGTTGACTATATTATTTAGAAACTCTATTTGTTTATCGGGTAAAGATATTGACAATGACATCTAATTTGTTTATAATAATACATGAATATTAATAAATATTAAAAAATAAATATTAACTATAACGATTTATAGAATGCATAAATAGTATTATAATAGTATATAGATAAAAAATTATATTTATAAGATTAGCGAATAGCTATATCATTTAAAGAAAGTCAATATTAAATGGAGATAATGGGGAGGAGACTTAAAATGAAAGAAAAAGTTGTATTAGCATATTCAGGAGGACTGGATACTTCAATAGTAATACCTTGGTTAAAAGAAAACTATAATATGGAAATAATAGCAGCTTGTATAAACGTTGGACAAGATGACGATATGGATAAAGTAAGAGAAAAGGCAATAGAGTCAGGAGCATCTAAAATATATATAGAAGATGTTAAAGAAGAGTTTGTGAAAGATTATGTGTTTAAAGCTATAAAAGCAAATGCAGTTTATGAAGATAAGTATTTAATGGGAACAGCTGTAGCAAGACCACTTATAGCTAAAAAGTTAGTTGAAATAGCTCATAAAGAAGGGGCAAAATATATTTGTCATGGATGTACTGGTAAAGGAAATGACCAAGTAAGATTCGAAGCTGGAATAGCATCTATAGACTCAAGTATACAAATTATAGCACCTTGGAGAATTTGGGATATAAGCTCAAGAGAAGATGCGATAGATTATGCAAATCAAAAAGGAATATCAGTTCCAGTAACAAAAGAAAAAATTTACTCAAGAGATATGAACTTAATGCACATAAGCCATGAGGGTGGACACTTAGAAGATCCTAAAAATGAGCATAAAGCAGAAGAATTATACTTAATGACTAAAACATTAGAGCAAGCTAAAGATGAACCAACTTATATAGAATTACATTTTGAAAAAGGAGTTCCTACAAAATTAGATGGAAAAGCAATGTCACCAGCTGAGCTTCTAGGTGAGCTAAACAGAATTGGTGGAGAAAACGGTGTAGGTATAGTAGATATATTAGAGAATAGATTAGTAGGAATGAAATCAAGAGGAGTATATGAGTCACCAGGAGCTACAATATTAATGGAAGCTCATAAGGACTTAGAAAAATTAACTTTAGATAAAATGACATATCACTTTAAACAAACTGTAGCTATAAAATACGGAGAACTTGTTTACGATGGATTATGGTTCAGTCAACTTAAGGAAGCACTAGATGCATTCATAGATTCAACACAAGAAACTGTTACAGGTTGGATAAAATTAAAACTTTATAAAGGAAATATAATGATAGCTGGAATGGATTCACCTAATGCACTATATGATGAACAAATATCATCATTTGGAGCGAGTGATCTTTACGACCATAAAGATGCTGATGGATTTATAAAATTATTTACATTACCATTAAAAATAAGATCTATGGCTAAAAACAAATAAATTAGGCGGTGTATTTTATGAAACTTTGGGGTGGAAGATTCCAAAAAGAAGAAAACAAACTAATGGAAGACTTCAACAGCTCTCTTCCATTTGATAAAAGACTATATAAGCAAGATATAACAGGAAGTATAGCTCATGTACAGATGCTTGCTAAAAGTGGAATACTGACAGAAGTTGAAAAAGAGCAGATCATGTCTGGACTTGAAACTATACTTAAGGATATAGAAGAAGGTAAGCTTTTAATAGAGGGAAGCGAAGATATTCATACATTTGTAGAGTCAAACCTTATTCAAAGAATAGGAGATGTGGGAAAAAAACTACACACTTCTAGAAGTAGAAATGACCAAGTGGCACTAGATATGAGAATGTTTGCTAAAGAAAATGGTCAAATGGTAGCAGATATGTTAGAAGATCTAGGTGAAACTATAAAAAGATTAGGTGAAGAAAATAACTATCTAATGCCAGGATATACTCATTTACAAAGAGCACAAGTAGTTACATTTAAACACCACATGATGGCTTATAATAGTATGTTTGGAAGAGATAAAAAAAGACTTTTAAATTGTTTAGATATTTTAGACGAGTCACCACTAGGGTGTGGAGCATTAGCTGGAACTACTCACTCTATAGATAGAGCATATACAGCAGAAAAATTAGGATTTAAAAAACCAGTAGATAATTTTATGGATGGGGTAAGTGACAGAGATTATTTACTAGAAATGCTTTCATCATTTTCAATTATAATGATGCACTTAAGTAGATTAAGTGAAGAACTTATAATATGGAGTAGTCAAGAATTTAGATTTGTCCAAATAGATGATGCTTATGCAACTGGAAGCAGCATAATGCCACAAAAGAAAAACCCAGATGCAGCTGAGCTTATAAGAGGAAAAACAGGTAGAGTATATGGTGCACTTATGGGAATGCTTACTACTATGAAAGGTATACCTTTAGCATATAACAAAGATATGCAAGAGGATAAGCAACAGTTTTTTGATGCACTAGATACAGTTACAGCTTGTTTATCTATAATGAACGAAATGCTGAAAACACTAAAAGTAAATAAAGATGTTTTAAGAAGTGCAGTAAAAGCAGGTTTCTTAAATGCGACAGAAGTGGCAGATTATTTAGTAAATAAAGGTGTAGCGTTTAGAGATGCTCATAAAATAGTAGGAGAAATAGTTATATTATGTGAATCTAAAGGTGTGGCTATAGAAGATTTATCTTTAGAAGAATTAAATGGAGTAGATCCTAACTTTACAGAAGACATATATGATTTCATAGATTATGATCAAGTTTTTAATAAAGGTATAAAAAGAGAATTATTATAAATAAAAAGCAGTTATATTTATCAAAAAGGATAAATATAACTGTTTTTTATTTGAAATAACAGTAAAAATACGACTACAAAATATGCTATAATATAAGCTGTACAGAAAGAAGGTGCAGAAATTTGATTGGAATAAAAGACAAGATAGTGTTTATCCTGATTTGTATAGTTTTGGGGGTAATACTTTCTATCCAATTTAAAACAGTGGTAAGCACAGTTGGAGAAGGTGTTAATCCAAATCAAAGGGGAAAGCAATTATCATTAGAATATGAAAAGCTACAAGATCAAAAAGAAGAATTAAAAAGTAAACTAGATGATGTAGAAAAAGAAATAAAAAAGCACGTAGATATTGAAAAGGATAAAGATGCTCATGTTGAAAAATTATATAGTGAATTAGAAAAATATAAGATGTTTGTTGGATACAGTACCATAAAAGGGCCAGGAATTAGTATAGAAATAAATGAGCCATCTATGCAAATGAAAATGGGAGAAGAAAGTAGTATACTAATTGCAAACTATGATCTTATATTACAATTAATAAGCAGATTAAATGACTTAGGAGCAGAAGCTATATCTATAAATGATCAAAGATATACTAACTACACTAGCTTACAGCCAGATGTTAATCGTATAAAGATAAATGGCATATCAGTTTCACCACCATTTATAATTAATGTAATAGGAAATGCTGAGGAACTTCAAAGAGGATTAAAGGTTAAAGGAAATGTAATGTGGGATATGGAGCATAGATACTTATATGGTGTTAAAATTAAAGAATCTGGAAATATAATCATACCTAAGTATACAAAAATAGAAAAACTAAAGTATGCTAAGCCTAGCAAAGGTAATAACTAATAATAAAGTATAAAAAGAAAAAATTCTTTTTATACTTTATTATTTTAAGGTTAAACTATGTTTAACTGGAGGTATGAAAATGAAAAAGATATTAATAATGATAGTTGTGTTATCCGTTATCGCAACTTCTTGCAACAATAAACAGAATAAAAAGATAAAACAAAATGAGCTAAATGAAGAAAATAAAAAACTGGTAGAAGATATAAGAAATTATACTGGGCAAGAATTAGAGCCTAATGTAAACTATATTCCAATAAAAGATGATAATAGAATTACTAAAAATATGGTTAAAAATATTTATGACATAACATTAAATAAGTTAAAGAATTTCGATAAAAACACTCTAACAGGAAAATTAAATTATCTAAGATTAGTAGAAGTATATGATACACAAATACCAAATAATATAAATGTAGATATACTATATGATAAATATAATATACCTTTTGACTATATGCTCATAACTAGCCAAGATGGACAAATTTATGAGAAACCTAATACTAATTCTAGTATTGCATATAAAGCAGAGTATCTATCTAAGATAAAGCTAGAAGGAAAATTAATTGGAGACGATAATAAAGAATGGTATATAGTATCTTGGACAGAAGATAATGATACTTTATATGGATATGCACCAACAAGCATAGGAGAATTTAGAACCTTCAAATTTCAAAAAATGATAGAGGAAATAGAAAGACTAGATCAAGAGATGGCTATTATGAATTACGGGTATATTTCTAACTATAAAAATAAAAATGGAACAGCACCATTATTAAATGGAGAGTCTATAGATCAATATGGAATACAAGCATATCAAAGTGCTGACGCATACCCTAATCTAGAAAATAGAAGTGAATTTAGATATATTCCAGATGGAATGATAGTATTTATATTAGAGGAAAAAGGAGATTTTTATAAAGTATCCAATTTTGAATATGAAGGTGAGTATTGGGTACACAAGAAATATGTGTCTTTTGAAAATAACATATCTAGTCTGACAAAAGCAGTTGTTATAGATACTACTAATCAAAATGAAGCTGTATTTGAAAAGAGAGATAATGTATGGACTATAATTTCATATACTCTAGCAACTACTGGAGCAAAAGAAAAATATAAATATGAAACTCCTAAAGGAAGATTCAAGGTTCAAGAGAAAAGAGATAAGTTCTACTATATAAATGATGAAACTAAGGAATTAGCTGGATATGGCCCTTATGGCACTAGATTTACAGCTGGAGCATATATACATGGAGTACCAATAGATTTTCAAAAGAAAGATGGTAAAAATATAGACCCAGGTATGAAAGAATACTTAGCTACCATAGGAACTACTCCAAGGTCTCATAAGTGTGTTAGAAACTATACTAGTCATGCTAAATTTGTATATGATTGGGCAGATCTTACAAGTACATCAGTTATAGTTATAGATTAGGTTAAAAAATAAATTAATATAAAAATAAAAATAAGTATAGCACATTTAAATATATGTGTTATAATGTATAATATAATAATTCGAAAAAGGGGAGATATTATGGCTTTCAAATATATAAAATGGTTTGATGAAGTAGATAAAGAAGATATACCACTAGTAGGTGGTAAAGGAGCAAACTTAGGAGAGTTAACTACAAAAGGTGTAA
This window harbors:
- the splB gene encoding spore photoproduct lyase, which codes for MYVPKRVLFEEKALSYELGAELYKSFKEKGVVTHILKGNRVSGIPGDSPQSLYSEGKSTLVVRVRKKGEFQTCKPSAHYQLPLVSGCAGKCEYCYLNTRFGNKPYITVYANIDEILEETKKYIEERKPQVTIFEGAATSDPIPLEEYTGMLAKTIEFIGKEEYAKFRFVTKFDTIDSLLGLNHNGKTTIRFSINTERVIKTYEHGTVDLYKRIEASKKIISNGYNLGFIIGPVILYEGWKKEYLFMLHELRKILKGYESEKIHFEVISHRFTTAAKNKIIEIFPKTTLPMVEEERKFKYGQFGYGKYLYKQEELNEMKEFFQNNISSLFPSSEVDYII
- a CDS encoding argininosuccinate synthase; translation: MKEKVVLAYSGGLDTSIVIPWLKENYNMEIIAACINVGQDDDMDKVREKAIESGASKIYIEDVKEEFVKDYVFKAIKANAVYEDKYLMGTAVARPLIAKKLVEIAHKEGAKYICHGCTGKGNDQVRFEAGIASIDSSIQIIAPWRIWDISSREDAIDYANQKGISVPVTKEKIYSRDMNLMHISHEGGHLEDPKNEHKAEELYLMTKTLEQAKDEPTYIELHFEKGVPTKLDGKAMSPAELLGELNRIGGENGVGIVDILENRLVGMKSRGVYESPGATILMEAHKDLEKLTLDKMTYHFKQTVAIKYGELVYDGLWFSQLKEALDAFIDSTQETVTGWIKLKLYKGNIMIAGMDSPNALYDEQISSFGASDLYDHKDADGFIKLFTLPLKIRSMAKNK
- a CDS encoding L,D-transpeptidase; its protein translation is MKKILIMIVVLSVIATSCNNKQNKKIKQNELNEENKKLVEDIRNYTGQELEPNVNYIPIKDDNRITKNMVKNIYDITLNKLKNFDKNTLTGKLNYLRLVEVYDTQIPNNINVDILYDKYNIPFDYMLITSQDGQIYEKPNTNSSIAYKAEYLSKIKLEGKLIGDDNKEWYIVSWTEDNDTLYGYAPTSIGEFRTFKFQKMIEEIERLDQEMAIMNYGYISNYKNKNGTAPLLNGESIDQYGIQAYQSADAYPNLENRSEFRYIPDGMIVFILEEKGDFYKVSNFEYEGEYWVHKKYVSFENNISSLTKAVVIDTTNQNEAVFEKRDNVWTIISYTLATTGAKEKYKYETPKGRFKVQEKRDKFYYINDETKELAGYGPYGTRFTAGAYIHGVPIDFQKKDGKNIDPGMKEYLATIGTTPRSHKCVRNYTSHAKFVYDWADLTSTSVIVID
- the argH gene encoding argininosuccinate lyase, with protein sequence MKLWGGRFQKEENKLMEDFNSSLPFDKRLYKQDITGSIAHVQMLAKSGILTEVEKEQIMSGLETILKDIEEGKLLIEGSEDIHTFVESNLIQRIGDVGKKLHTSRSRNDQVALDMRMFAKENGQMVADMLEDLGETIKRLGEENNYLMPGYTHLQRAQVVTFKHHMMAYNSMFGRDKKRLLNCLDILDESPLGCGALAGTTHSIDRAYTAEKLGFKKPVDNFMDGVSDRDYLLEMLSSFSIIMMHLSRLSEELIIWSSQEFRFVQIDDAYATGSSIMPQKKNPDAAELIRGKTGRVYGALMGMLTTMKGIPLAYNKDMQEDKQQFFDALDTVTACLSIMNEMLKTLKVNKDVLRSAVKAGFLNATEVADYLVNKGVAFRDAHKIVGEIVILCESKGVAIEDLSLEELNGVDPNFTEDIYDFIDYDQVFNKGIKRELL
- a CDS encoding DUF881 domain-containing protein, which gives rise to MIGIKDKIVFILICIVLGVILSIQFKTVVSTVGEGVNPNQRGKQLSLEYEKLQDQKEELKSKLDDVEKEIKKHVDIEKDKDAHVEKLYSELEKYKMFVGYSTIKGPGISIEINEPSMQMKMGEESSILIANYDLILQLISRLNDLGAEAISINDQRYTNYTSLQPDVNRIKINGISVSPPFIINVIGNAEELQRGLKVKGNVMWDMEHRYLYGVKIKESGNIIIPKYTKIEKLKYAKPSKGNN